The genomic window GGCGGCATCAAGGCAAAGGGCGCACAACGCGGTGCGGGTGATCACGCGCCGTGGTTCGTGGCGCGCAAGGATGTCGAGCACAACACCTTGTGGGTCGTGCAGGGGCACGAGCATCCGTGGCTTCTGTCGAATCTGCTGGAAGCCGACGATGCGAGCTGGGTGGCGGGTGCTGCGCCCGCAACAGGCGACTATGCGGCGAAGTCGCGCTATCGGCAGGTCGACTCGGCATGCGAGCTTGACAAGGGCACCGACCAGGCGTTTCGCCTAGCGTTCGATGCGCCGCAGTGGGCAGTGACGCCGGGCCAGTCAGCCGTCGTGTACGACGGCGACGTGTGCCTTGGCGGCGGCGTGATTGTCTAGAAGATCACGCCACCTAGTCAGGCATCCACTGTCTCGCGCAACCCGGCCAGCAACTCGTAGGACCGCAGTCGCGCCGAGTGGTCGAACACCTGCGACGTGATCATCAATTCGTCCGCGCCAGTGCGCGCGATGAAGGCATCGACGCCGGCGCGCACCGTCTCGGGCGAACCGACCGCCGAACACGACAACACCGAATCGAGCAGAGCGTTTTCCGACGCGCCGACGCGTTGCCGATAGCCTTCGACCGGCGGCGGCAGGCGTCCCGGCCGTCCGCTGCGCAGATTCACGAAAGCTTGCTGCCATGAGCTGGCACGGAATTCAGCCTCGGCATCGGTGTCGGCCACGAACACATTGAAGCCGAGCATCACGTGCGGCTTTTGCAGCTGCGCCGATGGCTTGAAGGTCTCGCGATAGATGCGGATCGCCTGCATCATTTGCTGCGGCGCAAAGTGCGAAGCAAAGGCATAGGGCAGGCCAAGGTGCGCCGCCAACTGGGCGCCGAAGGTGCTCGATCCCAGAATCCAGACTGGCACTTCGAGCCCCTGACCGGGCACTGCGCGCACGGCTTGCCGCGGTTCCTTCGACATGAAGTCCATCAACTCGACCACGTCTTGCGGGAACTGGTCCGAATCCGATTCCAGATTGCGCCGCAGCGCCTGCGCGGTGCGCTGGTCGGAGCCCGGCGCGCGGCCCAGGCCAAGATCGATGCGGCCCGGATAGAGCGATTCGAGCGTGCCGAACTGCTCCGCGATCACCAACGGCGAATGGTTCGGCAACATGACGCCGCCGGCGCCGATGCGAATGGTCGAGGTGCCCGCGCCGATGTACGCCAAAAGCACCGCCGTCGCCGCGCTGGCGATCCCCGGCATGCCGTGGTGTTCGGCCAGCCAGTAGCGCCGGTAGCCCAGCTTTTCACCGAGCTGCGCAAGCGACAGCGAGTTGCGGAACGACTGCCCGGCGTCGCTGCCTTCAGTAATGGGGGAAAGATCGAGGATCGAAAGGGGGGTAGATGTCGGGGCCATGTCTGGTATTTTGGTCCGAACCGTCGATTTCCAACGGGTGCGAGAACTTTTCCTCCAGGCATCATGAGGTGCCCGCCGAGCCGATGACCCCGGTCGAACACGGCATCGAGCCAACCGCTACTCTGTAAATGGGCGCAAGAGCCCGAGATTTGAAGCCTCGCGCTGTCTCTTTCACCCCGGTTCACACACTACTAAGACGTCAAAAATCGTGCTCATACGTTTGATCTATGTAAGCAAGGTGGTCGATCTGCAATCAACCAGACTGACCGAGGCGATCTTGCGCACGGCGCACGCCTGGAACACGCAGAACGGTATTACAGGCGTGCTCTGCGAGGGCCAAGGGGTGTTCTTGCAGGTGCTCGAAGGCGAGCGTGGGCTGGTAACGCGCCTGTATTCACGCATCTTTGCGGACCCGCGCCACACCGACCTGGAGCTGATCCATTGCGAAAGCATTACCAAGCGCCACTACGGTGAGTGGTCCATGGCGCATGTGAACCTGTCCGACGTGGATCCGCAGACAAAAATCATCTGGCCGGACTTCGATCCCTACTCTCCCGGCGGGGCACTGGTCATGACGCGCATCGCCGACCTTATTGCCGAAGGCCGAACGGTCGACGCACCGGCGTCCTGAGACGCAGCGACGTCAAAAGAGCGGGGCCCGGCTTCAGAACGGAATGTCGTCGTCCATGTCGTCGAAGCCGGACGACGACTTGGCAGGTGCCTGGCGTGGCGCCGGTGCAGGAGCGCGAGGCGCAGCCGCCGGAGCGCGCGGTGCGTAGCCGCCGCCACCGCCCCCACCTTGCGAATAGCCGCCTTCGTCGTCGCCACCACCTTGCGGGCCGCCCATACCCTGCCGGCTACCGAGCATCTGCATCTGGTCGACACGAATCTCGGTCGCGAACTTTTCGACGCCTTCCTTGTCGGTGAACTTGCGGGTCCGAATCTGTCCTTCGACGTAGATCTGCGAGCCCTTGCGCAGGTACTGCGCGGCAATTTCAGCCAGCCTGCCGTTGAAAACGAGGCGGTGCCACTCGGTCGCCTCCTTCATCTCGCCACTGGACTTGTCTTTCCACTTGTCGGTGGTCGCGATGGTCACATTACAGACCTGATCGCCACTGGGAAAGGTGCGGCTTTCGGGATCGCGCCCGAGATTGCCGACGAGGATGACTTTATTGACCGATGCCATGTGCACTGCCCCTGATGAAGGATTGAAGGAGGAGGAAAAGCAGAATTGTGCCCCATGGGCCAAAGCGCTCCGAAGCCCCGGAACCGCGCTTGAGTCCCGCGCGACTTATCATGCTCGGTTGCCCAAAACGGACTGCCCGTGAACTCCCCCATTGACGATGCCTACCTCGGCGCCGTGCTCGCGCAACAGCGCATCAGCATTCGCGGCGCACGCACGCACAACCTGAAGAACGTCGACCTCGACATCCCGCGAAACAAGCTCGTGGTGATCACCGGGTTGTCGGGCTCGGGCAAGTCGAGTCTTGCGTTCGACACGCTGTATGCCGAAGGCCAGCGGCGCTACGTCGAAAGCCTGTCGGCGTACGCGCGCCAGTTTCTTCAGTTGATGGACAAGCCGGACGTCGATGTCATCGAGGGGCTGAGTCCCGCGATCAGTATCGAGCAGAAGGCGACCAGCCACAACCCGCGCTCCACCGTGGGAACCGTCACCGAGATCCATGACTACCTGCGCCTGCTGTACGCACGCGCCGGCACTCCCTATTGCCCCGATCACCACTTGCCGCTGCAAGCGCAGACGGTATCGCAAATGGTCGACGCGACCATCGCCCTGCCCGGCGAGCCGCGGCTGATGATCCTGGCGCCGGTGGCGCGCGAGAAAAAGGGCGAGTTCCTCGACCTGTTCGCAGAGATGCAGGCGGCCGGCTACGTGCGTTTCCGCGTCGATGGTGCGACCTACGAATACAACGACCTGCCCAAGCTCAAGAAGACCGAGAAGCACGACATCGACGTGGTGATCGACAGGCTGCGCGCGCGTCCCGACATGCAGCAGCGGCTGGCGGAGAGCTTCGAGGCCACGCTGAGACTGGCCGACGGCCGTGCCATCGCACTCGAAATGGAAACGCCCGAGGGCGAAGACAGCGCGACGAACATCACGCCCGCGAGCAACGCCGCCGCGCCCAAAGAGCACCTCTTCAACGCCAAGTTCGCCTGCCCGGTCTGCCACTACTCGCTGGCCGAACTCGAACCGCGCCTCTTCTCGTTCAACTCACCAGTCGGCGCCTGCCCGACTTGCGATGGCCTGGGTCATCGCGAATTCTTCGACCCGGCGCGCGTGGTCGCGTTCCCGTCGCTGTCGCTGGCGAGTGGCGCCATCAAAGGCTGGGACCGCCGCAACGGCTATTACTTCAGCATGCTGGAGAGCGTGGCCAAGCACTACAAGTTCGATATCGACGCACCCTTCGAATCGCTCGACGCCGCCGTCCAGAACGCCGTGCTGCAAGGTTCCGGCGAAGAAGAAATCAAGTTCAGCTACGCGATGGAAAGCGGCCAGCAGGCCGGCAAGAAGCTGTCGCGCAAGCATCCGTTCGAAGGCATCATCCCCAACATGGCGCGCCGTTTTCGGGAGACCGACTCGGTGCTGGTACGGGATGAACTCACGCGCTTTCGCAACATGCAGCCGTGCCCCGACTGCGGCGGCACCCGGCTGCGTCGCGAGGCGCGCAACGTGTTCCTGGTGAGCGCGCCGCCGGCCGACGGCAGCGAGCCGACGCGCACGCCCATCTTCGAGATCAGCCACGTCACGCTGCGCGAATGCCTGGCGTACTTCCAGACGCTGCAACTGCGCGGCTCCAAGGCCGAGATCGCCGACAAGATCGTGCGCGAAATCGGCCTGCGCCTGAAGTTTCTCAACGACGTCGGACTCAACTACCTGAGCCTGGACCGCAGCGCTGAAACATTGTCGGGCGGCGAGTCGCAGCGCATCCGGCTCGCATCGCAAATCGGCTCGGGCCTGACCGGCGTGATGTACGTGCTGGACGAGCCGAGCATCGGCCTGCACCAGCGCGACAACGACCGGCTCATCGGCACGCTCAAGCACCTGCGCAATATCGGCAACAGCGTGATCGTGGTCGAGCACGACGAAGACATGATCCGCGCCGCCGACCACGTGATCGACATGGGTCCGGGCGCCGGCGTGCACGGTGGCCGCGTGATGGCGCAAGGCACGTATGCGGAAGTGGCGGCCAACCCTGAGTCGCTCACGGGCCAGTACCTGTCGGGCGTCAGAGAAATCGCGGTGCCGAAACACCGCACGGCATGGCTTCCGGTGGTCGCCAAGGCGGCCTTCAACGACGGCAAGAAATCGCGCTTTGCGCCGAGCCCCGCGGCCGAGCGTCGTGCAGCGCGCGAGGCGGCGCACCTGGCTTCGCAAAGCGAGCTGCAGGAAATTCGCGTGATCGGCGCGACCGGCAACAACCTGAAGAATGTCAGCGTCGCTTTCCCGGTCGGCCTGCTCACCTGCGTGACGGGCGTGTCGGGCTCGGGCAAGTCGACGCTCGTCAACGACACGCTCTACAGCGCGGTCGCCCGCACGCTGTACCGCGCGCACGACGAGCCGGCAGCGCACGAGGCCATCGAAGGCATCGAGTACTTCGACAAGGTGATCAACGTCGACCAGAGCCCGATCGGCCGCACGCCGCGCAGCAATCCGGCCACCTACACCGGCCTCTTCACGCCGATTCGCGAACTCATGGCCGAGACCAACACGGCGCGCGAGCGCGGCTACGGCCCAGGGCGCTTCAGCTTCAACGTGGCGGGCGGACGTTGCGAGGCTTGCCAGGGCGACGGCGTGGTGAAGGTAGAGATGCACTTTCTGCCGGACGTGTACGTGCCTTGCGAGGTCTGCCACGGCCAGCGCTACAACCGCGAAACGCTCGAGGTGCAATACAAGGGCAAGAACATCGCGCAGATTCTCGACATGACGGTCGAGGTCGCGCACGAGTTTCTGAAAGCCGTGCCGACCATCTCGCGCAAGCTGCACACGCTGCTCGACGTGGGCCTGAGCTATATCAAGCTAGGCCAGTCGGCGACCACGCTGTCGGGCGGCGAAGCGCAGCGCGTGAAGCTTGCGCTGGAGCTCAGCAAGCGCGACACCGGCCGCACGCTCTACATCCTGGACGAGCCGACCACCGGCCTGCACTTCGCCGACATCGAGCTGCTGCTGAAGGTGCTGCATCAACTGCGCGACGCCGGCAACACCATCGTGGTGATCGAGCACAACCTGGACGTCATCAAGACCGCCGACTGGTTGATCGACATGGGGCCGGAAGGCGGCGCCGGCGGTGGTGAAGTGGTGGGTGAAGGCACGCCGGAGGACATCGCTGCCAACGAGGCGAGTCATACGGGGCGGTATTTGAAGCGGTTGCTTTAGCCCCGACCTTGTAACGATCAGGCGGCGACGGCGTCCGTCGCCTGCACACGCCGCCCGCGCCGGGTGTCATGCAAAACGATGCGCTGATGGATCAGTCGCTCCACCATGTTGAGCCGCTCCACAAGTTCCATTGCGGTCACGACGATCGCACGCGCATCGAACTTCCTGCGCACCGACATCGTCGTGATGGGGATCATCGTGATCGGGGTGGTGGCATATCTGTTCGATCTGTTGATGCGGTGGGTGGAGCGCGAGGTCGTGCCGTGGAAGGGCAGGATCTGATGGACAAAACCTGGGAAACCTGCAAAATTGGGATTGATTTCATTTTTCGGCGCAATCCCGAAATCCTGGACTTTCGCCTGGAACGCATCTTGCGTGACTGAATCGACTGGCGCTCTCAGCGCCTTTTTCTGGAGCATTTATGAAATTGATTTCATTCGTCGCGCAACGTGCGGTCTTGTTGCTCGCCGCGCTGGCTGCGTCCGCCGCCCTGGCTGCCGATCCCACCACGCTGGTGGTCGGCATGTACCGTCCGACGCTGTCGCTCAACCAGGCGCTGAACCCCGACTACACCAGCACGGTGACCGGCTCGCAGGTGTTCGCGAGCCTGCTGCGCTTCGACGCGCAAGGCAAGCCGCAGCCCTACCTCGCCAAGTCGTGGGCTTGGTCGGCCGACCAGCGCACGCTCACGCTCAAGCTGGTCGAGAACGGTCTTTTCCACGACGGCAAGCCGATCACTTCGAAGGATGTGAAGTTCTCGATCCTGACGGTCAAGGGCCTGGCCGGCCGCGTCTCCAAGTTCAATGCGATCACCGAGGTGCGCACGCCCGACGCCTACACAGTGGTGGTGCAACTCGACCGTCCGGCGCCCTCGATCGTGCTGGCGATGTCGAGCCCGTTCCTGCCGATCCTGCCGGAGCACGTCTATGGCCAGGGCAACATCCGCATGAATCCAGCCAACACCACGGGGGCCGTAGGCTCCGGCCCCTACAAGCTGGCCGAGTTCAAGGCCGGCCAGTACGTGACGCTGGAGCGCTTCGACAAGTTCTTCCTCGGCCAGCCCAAGCTGGAGCGCATCGTGTTCAAGGCCGGTTCCGACCTGCAGACGCTGGTGCTCGGTCTGGAGCGGGGCGAGATCGACATGATTCCCTACATGTACGACTGGCGCCTCATCAAGCGCCTGTCGACCGACAAGCGCTTCACGATGACATCGGAGGGTTACGGCGGTATCGGTCCGCTCAACAACCTGATGTTCAACCTGCGCCACAAGCCGCTCGACGACGTGCGGGTGCGCAAGGCCATCGCCTATGCAATCGATCGACCCTTTATCGCGAAGGCACTGCTCGGCGGCGTCACGACGGTGGCCTACAGCCCGCTGGCGCCGACCACGCCGTTCTATACAGATCAGGTCGAGACCTACCCCACCGATCTCAAGAAAGCAGCCGCGCTGCTGGACGAAGCCGGCCTCAAGGCGGGCGCGGACGGCATCCGCATCAAGCTCACCATGCACTACCCGCCGGGCAATGTGGACTATCACAAGAACGGCGCCGAATACATCCGCTCGCAGCTGCGCAAGGTGGGCATCGACGTCGACGTGCGGGCCTCCGACTTCGTCAGCTGGCTCAAAGCCACGGGCAGCGGCGATTTCGACATGACCATGGTGTCGCTGTTCAATTTTGGCGACCCGGCGTTCGGCGTCGCGCCGCAGTACTCGTCCGCCAACATCCAGCCGCTCCCGTACGCCAACAACGCGAACTATCGCAACCCGATCGTGGACGACCTGCTCGACGCCGGCTCGGTCGAGATCGATCCGCAGAAGCGCCAGCGCATCTATGCGCAGTTTCAGAAGATCGCGATGGACGACGTGCCCATCCTGCCGCTGACGGTGCTGCGGTACCAGACCGTGATGCGAAAAGGTTTGGTCGATCTGCCTGCCGGTTTCTGGGGCACGGCCGCGCCGTTCAACGACACACGCTGGGCGCCCGACGCGGCCAACTGATCGGGGCCAAGGCATGAACGCCATCAACTTCGTCGCCAGTCGCGTGGCCAATGCGCTGGGCCTCATCCTCGCGGTGCTGGTGTTCAGCTTTTTCCTGATGCAGCTGGCGCCGGGCGATCCAGCACTGGTGATCGCCGGAGAGTCGGCCGATGCCGCCACGCTGGCGCAGGTTCGGAGCTTGTACGGGTTCGACCAGCCGCTTCTCAAGCAGCTGTCGACGCACCTCTGGCGCATCGCGCACGGCGATCTCGGCCAGTCGTATTTCTTCAACGCACCCGTCGCGCAGTTGGTGATGGAGCGCGTGCCGGCCACGCTGTTGCTGGTCGGCTCGGCCATCACCATCGCCGTGCTGCTGGGCACCACGCTGGGCGTCGTCGCGGCATGCCGGCCGCGCGGCATCACCAACGCGGGCATCACGGTGCTGTCGGTGGTCGGCTTCGCCGCGCCGGTGTTCTGGACCGGCATCGTGCTGGTGCAGCTCTTCGCATCGCATTGGCCGGTGTTCCCGGTCAACGGCATGCGCGACGTGACGCAGCGGCCCGGCAGTGCGCTGGCCGGTGCGCTCGACGTTCTGCATCACCTGGTGCTGCCGACCGTGTCGCTGTCACTGTTCTATCTGGCGCAATACAGCCGACTGTCGCGCGCGACGATGCTCGAGGTGCTGAACGCCGACTACGTCCGCACCGCCCGGTCCAAAGGCTTGCCGGAACGCCTCGTCGTGTTCAGGCACGCGCTGCGCAACGCGATCCTGCCCGTGCTCACCGTGCTCGGATTGCAGGTCGGCCAGTTGTTCGCCGGCGCGGTGCTGGTCGAGGCCGTCTTCAACTGGCCCGGCCTCGGCACGCTGGCATTCGAGGCCATCCTGCGGCGCGACACGCCCGTTCTCATGGGCATCCTGCTGTTCTCGGCTGTGATCGTGGTGCTGACGAACATGGTGATCGACGGGCTCTACCGCCTGATCGACCCGCGCATCGGATCGGGCATGCAGGGAGCAGCCGGATGAACGCCAGCACGACCCTGGCCGACGAGGCGGCTGCGCCCGCGATGCCTGCAGGCCGATCCGCGACGACCGGCCGTGGGAAATTCCGCGAGGCCGCGCAGATTTTCTGCCGCAATATCCCCGCGCTGGTGGGACTGGTGCTGTGCGTACTCATCGTTGCTGCGGCGATCATCGGCCCGTCGATCTACCACGTCGAGCCGTTCGAAACCGTCGCGGCCCCGCTGCTCGCACCGGGCGAAGACGGTGCACCGCTGTTCGGCACCGACTACCTCGGACGCGACCTGCTCGCGGGCCTGATCCACGGCGCGCGCGCCACCTTGCTGGTCGGCGTTCTGGCCACCCTGCTCGCCATGCTGCTGGGCGTTGTCGTGGGCGCACTGGCCGGCTACTACGGCGGCCGCGTCGACCGAATGCTGATGCGGCTGACCGAATTCTTCCAGGTGATGCCGCCGGTGCTGCTGGCGATGGTGCTGATCGTGCTGCTGCAGCCGACTCTGCTGGTGCAGGCCGCAGCGATCGGCGCGGCCAGCTGGACCAGCGCGGCACGACTCACGCGAGGCGAGTTCATGCGCATCCGCCATCTCGACTATGTAGCCGCGGCACGCACCATGGGGGCCAGCGACAGTTACCTCATCTGGCGCGTGATCCTGCCGGCGGCCATGCCGCCGCTGGTGATCTCGGCCACGCTGACCATCGGCGCCGCCATCCTGTTCGAAAGCGGCCTGAGCTTTCTCGGCCTGTCGAACCAGAACGTGATGAGCTGGGGCCTGATGATCGGCGGCAACCGACCCTACATGCTCGACGCGTGGTGGGCCACCACGATGCCCGGTGCAGCCATCTTCACTTCGGTGCTGGCCATCAGCCTA from Variovorax sp. PAMC28562 includes these protein-coding regions:
- the uvrA gene encoding excinuclease ABC subunit UvrA codes for the protein MNSPIDDAYLGAVLAQQRISIRGARTHNLKNVDLDIPRNKLVVITGLSGSGKSSLAFDTLYAEGQRRYVESLSAYARQFLQLMDKPDVDVIEGLSPAISIEQKATSHNPRSTVGTVTEIHDYLRLLYARAGTPYCPDHHLPLQAQTVSQMVDATIALPGEPRLMILAPVAREKKGEFLDLFAEMQAAGYVRFRVDGATYEYNDLPKLKKTEKHDIDVVIDRLRARPDMQQRLAESFEATLRLADGRAIALEMETPEGEDSATNITPASNAAAPKEHLFNAKFACPVCHYSLAELEPRLFSFNSPVGACPTCDGLGHREFFDPARVVAFPSLSLASGAIKGWDRRNGYYFSMLESVAKHYKFDIDAPFESLDAAVQNAVLQGSGEEEIKFSYAMESGQQAGKKLSRKHPFEGIIPNMARRFRETDSVLVRDELTRFRNMQPCPDCGGTRLRREARNVFLVSAPPADGSEPTRTPIFEISHVTLRECLAYFQTLQLRGSKAEIADKIVREIGLRLKFLNDVGLNYLSLDRSAETLSGGESQRIRLASQIGSGLTGVMYVLDEPSIGLHQRDNDRLIGTLKHLRNIGNSVIVVEHDEDMIRAADHVIDMGPGAGVHGGRVMAQGTYAEVAANPESLTGQYLSGVREIAVPKHRTAWLPVVAKAAFNDGKKSRFAPSPAAERRAAREAAHLASQSELQEIRVIGATGNNLKNVSVAFPVGLLTCVTGVSGSGKSTLVNDTLYSAVARTLYRAHDEPAAHEAIEGIEYFDKVINVDQSPIGRTPRSNPATYTGLFTPIRELMAETNTARERGYGPGRFSFNVAGGRCEACQGDGVVKVEMHFLPDVYVPCEVCHGQRYNRETLEVQYKGKNIAQILDMTVEVAHEFLKAVPTISRKLHTLLDVGLSYIKLGQSATTLSGGEAQRVKLALELSKRDTGRTLYILDEPTTGLHFADIELLLKVLHQLRDAGNTIVVIEHNLDVIKTADWLIDMGPEGGAGGGEVVGEGTPEDIAANEASHTGRYLKRLL
- a CDS encoding ABC transporter permease encodes the protein MNASTTLADEAAAPAMPAGRSATTGRGKFREAAQIFCRNIPALVGLVLCVLIVAAAIIGPSIYHVEPFETVAAPLLAPGEDGAPLFGTDYLGRDLLAGLIHGARATLLVGVLATLLAMLLGVVVGALAGYYGGRVDRMLMRLTEFFQVMPPVLLAMVLIVLLQPTLLVQAAAIGAASWTSAARLTRGEFMRIRHLDYVAAARTMGASDSYLIWRVILPAAMPPLVISATLTIGAAILFESGLSFLGLSNQNVMSWGLMIGGNRPYMLDAWWATTMPGAAIFTSVLAISLVGDGLNEVLNPRLRER
- a CDS encoding ABC transporter permease: MNAINFVASRVANALGLILAVLVFSFFLMQLAPGDPALVIAGESADAATLAQVRSLYGFDQPLLKQLSTHLWRIAHGDLGQSYFFNAPVAQLVMERVPATLLLVGSAITIAVLLGTTLGVVAACRPRGITNAGITVLSVVGFAAPVFWTGIVLVQLFASHWPVFPVNGMRDVTQRPGSALAGALDVLHHLVLPTVSLSLFYLAQYSRLSRATMLEVLNADYVRTARSKGLPERLVVFRHALRNAILPVLTVLGLQVGQLFAGAVLVEAVFNWPGLGTLAFEAILRRDTPVLMGILLFSAVIVVLTNMVIDGLYRLIDPRIGSGMQGAAG
- the ssb gene encoding single-stranded DNA-binding protein, whose protein sequence is MASVNKVILVGNLGRDPESRTFPSGDQVCNVTIATTDKWKDKSSGEMKEATEWHRLVFNGRLAEIAAQYLRKGSQIYVEGQIRTRKFTDKEGVEKFATEIRVDQMQMLGSRQGMGGPQGGGDDEGGYSQGGGGGGGYAPRAPAAAPRAPAPAPRQAPAKSSSGFDDMDDDIPF
- a CDS encoding ABC transporter substrate-binding protein, which produces MKLISFVAQRAVLLLAALAASAALAADPTTLVVGMYRPTLSLNQALNPDYTSTVTGSQVFASLLRFDAQGKPQPYLAKSWAWSADQRTLTLKLVENGLFHDGKPITSKDVKFSILTVKGLAGRVSKFNAITEVRTPDAYTVVVQLDRPAPSIVLAMSSPFLPILPEHVYGQGNIRMNPANTTGAVGSGPYKLAEFKAGQYVTLERFDKFFLGQPKLERIVFKAGSDLQTLVLGLERGEIDMIPYMYDWRLIKRLSTDKRFTMTSEGYGGIGPLNNLMFNLRHKPLDDVRVRKAIAYAIDRPFIAKALLGGVTTVAYSPLAPTTPFYTDQVETYPTDLKKAAALLDEAGLKAGADGIRIKLTMHYPPGNVDYHKNGAEYIRSQLRKVGIDVDVRASDFVSWLKATGSGDFDMTMVSLFNFGDPAFGVAPQYSSANIQPLPYANNANYRNPIVDDLLDAGSVEIDPQKRQRIYAQFQKIAMDDVPILPLTVLRYQTVMRKGLVDLPAGFWGTAAPFNDTRWAPDAAN
- a CDS encoding BLUF domain-containing protein; the protein is MVDLQSTRLTEAILRTAHAWNTQNGITGVLCEGQGVFLQVLEGERGLVTRLYSRIFADPRHTDLELIHCESITKRHYGEWSMAHVNLSDVDPQTKIIWPDFDPYSPGGALVMTRIADLIAEGRTVDAPAS
- a CDS encoding LLM class flavin-dependent oxidoreductase translates to MAPTSTPLSILDLSPITEGSDAGQSFRNSLSLAQLGEKLGYRRYWLAEHHGMPGIASAATAVLLAYIGAGTSTIRIGAGGVMLPNHSPLVIAEQFGTLESLYPGRIDLGLGRAPGSDQRTAQALRRNLESDSDQFPQDVVELMDFMSKEPRQAVRAVPGQGLEVPVWILGSSTFGAQLAAHLGLPYAFASHFAPQQMMQAIRIYRETFKPSAQLQKPHVMLGFNVFVADTDAEAEFRASSWQQAFVNLRSGRPGRLPPPVEGYRQRVGASENALLDSVLSCSAVGSPETVRAGVDAFIARTGADELMITSQVFDHSARLRSYELLAGLRETVDA